From Xylanibacter oryzae DSM 17970, a single genomic window includes:
- the ybeY gene encoding rRNA maturation RNase YbeY produces MISYNVDGVKMPKIKKRDTSAWIKAVAASYGRKIGELGYMFVDDNKILEVNKEYLGHDYFTDIITFDYDEEDVINGDIVISLDTVRSNSEQQNTAYDDELHRVIIHGILHLCGINDKGPGEREIMEAAENKALSLLK; encoded by the coding sequence ATGATATCATATAATGTAGACGGCGTTAAGATGCCGAAGATTAAGAAACGAGATACATCGGCATGGATTAAGGCTGTAGCAGCATCTTACGGACGTAAGATAGGTGAGTTGGGCTATATGTTCGTTGATGATAATAAAATCCTTGAAGTAAACAAGGAATACCTTGGTCATGATTATTTTACCGACATCATAACATTTGATTATGATGAGGAAGATGTTATTAACGGTGATATCGTAATAAGTCTTGATACTGTACGTTCAAACAGTGAGCAGCAGAATACTGCATATGATGATGAACTGCACCGCGTTATTATTCATGGCATACTGCACCTTTGTGGTATAAATGATAAGGGGCCGGGTGAGCGCGAAATAATGGAAGCTGCAGAGAATAAGGCTCTTTCTTTATTGAAATAA
- the coaD gene encoding pantetheine-phosphate adenylyltransferase produces the protein MANTSERIGIFVGSFDPFTIGHESIVRRALPLFDKIVIGVGYNERKIYMQSPDLRVQTIKLMYSDEPKIEVKIYTDLTVDFAHREHGTFLVKGVRSVKDFEYEREQADINAKIGGIDTILFYAEPGLESVSSSMVRELSHFSKDIDEFIPKKNKI, from the coding sequence ATGGCTAATACTTCAGAAAGGATAGGAATTTTCGTAGGTAGTTTTGACCCATTTACAATAGGTCATGAGTCTATTGTAAGAAGAGCATTGCCGCTTTTCGACAAAATAGTTATCGGTGTAGGATATAATGAGCGGAAAATCTATATGCAGAGTCCTGACTTGAGGGTTCAGACTATAAAGTTGATGTATAGTGATGAACCTAAAATCGAAGTCAAAATATATACAGATCTCACTGTAGATTTTGCCCATCGCGAGCATGGCACATTCCTTGTCAAGGGTGTGCGCAGCGTAAAAGACTTTGAATATGAAAGGGAGCAGGCTGATATAAATGCCAAGATAGGCGGTATAGACACCATCCTCTTCTATGCGGAACCTGGTCTGGAGAGTGTATCCAGCAGTATGGTCAGGGAACTGTCACACTTCAGCAAAGATATAGACGAATTTATTCCAAAGAAAAATAAAATATAG
- the ruvB gene encoding Holliday junction branch migration DNA helicase RuvB yields the protein MDDNFDIRQEEYSSAEKEFENALRPLQFADFSGQQKVVENLEVFVEAAKYRGEPLDHTLLHGPPGLGKTTLSNIIASELGVGIKITSGPVLDKPGDLAGILTSLEKNDVLFIDEIHRLSPVVEEYLYSAMEDYRIDIMIDKGPSARSIQIDLNPFTLVGATTRSGLLTAPLRARFGINLHLEYYEPEILTRILKRSASILKVPIDDDAAVEIARRSRGTPRIANALLRRVRDFAQVKGNGRIDIDIARIALTALNIDKYGLDEIDNKILLTIIDKFKGGPVGISTIATAIGEDSGTVEDVYEPFLIMEGFIKRTPRGRMVTELAYKHLGRNPYTGNIMQPEFF from the coding sequence ATGGACGATAATTTCGATATAAGACAAGAAGAGTATTCTTCTGCAGAAAAAGAATTCGAGAATGCGCTACGACCTCTCCAGTTTGCTGATTTCAGCGGGCAGCAGAAGGTCGTCGAGAACCTTGAAGTATTCGTTGAGGCTGCAAAATATCGTGGTGAGCCACTTGATCATACTTTGCTTCACGGTCCTCCCGGTCTTGGAAAGACTACACTTAGTAATATTATTGCAAGCGAACTGGGCGTAGGGATTAAGATTACCAGTGGACCGGTGCTCGACAAACCCGGAGACCTTGCAGGAATACTTACATCATTAGAAAAGAACGATGTACTGTTTATAGATGAAATACATCGTCTTTCGCCTGTTGTTGAGGAATATCTGTACTCTGCTATGGAGGATTATCGAATAGATATAATGATAGACAAGGGACCTTCTGCCCGCAGCATTCAGATAGATCTTAATCCGTTTACCCTAGTGGGTGCAACAACACGAAGCGGATTGCTTACTGCTCCTCTACGTGCACGTTTCGGCATTAACCTGCATCTGGAATATTACGAACCGGAAATACTTACACGTATCCTTAAGCGTTCGGCTTCGATACTTAAGGTCCCAATAGATGATGACGCTGCTGTGGAAATAGCCCGCAGAAGTCGTGGCACGCCACGTATAGCTAATGCTCTGCTTCGCCGTGTACGTGATTTTGCACAGGTCAAAGGCAACGGACGTATTGATATAGACATTGCACGAATAGCTCTTACAGCCCTTAACATAGACAAATATGGTCTGGATGAGATAGATAACAAGATATTGCTTACTATCATAGACAAATTCAAGGGTGGCCCTGTTGGAATATCAACAATAGCTACGGCTATAGGTGAGGATTCTGGTACGGTAGAGGATGTCTATGAACCGTTCCTCATAATGGAGGGCTTTATCAAGCGTACACCTCGTGGCAGAATGGTTACCGAACTGGCATACAAGCATCTTGGCAGAAACCCATATACAGGGAATATCATGCAACCTGAATTTTTCTAG